One region of Eupeodes corollae chromosome 1, idEupCoro1.1, whole genome shotgun sequence genomic DNA includes:
- the LOC129940584 gene encoding protein C1orf43 homolog: MDTIRVNNYFESRQHQTSKMEKLSGVMIIIIIGGGVLTFIMLFIFAKRQIMRFTLRSRRGPHVPVGNDAKKGIRREIERRLDCIQKIAHEPKLLWDDDKYILKPDQPLPPYYYRMKAVDDIKILEKEIARCDGSVRHPYDSLRAFLLTTLASTSLNGSGQRLIHQFCDMYEHARHDPNDFGSEEYEAYHRLLLKLLDAAKQLKSFSNSRKTSPSRTPKKQTKMHSLLDPSRLRPPPLSTDPNSTVVVGGSELSGQHSKVNLTLGLHSHHIQDQDQERENVRNRNRNIPPSSGSGGDENEILSVSVSTYHDNSSSVV, from the exons ATGGATACGATTCgagtaaacaattattttgagagCAGACAACATCAAAcatcaaaaatggaaaaactttcGGGTGTTATGATCATTATTATCATCGGTGGGGGAGTCTTAACTTTTATCATGTTGTTTATATTTGCCAAACGACAAATTATGAGATTCACATTGAGATCAAGGCGTGGGCCTCATGTTCCAGTAGGAAATGATGCAAAAAAG GGTATCCGAAGAGAGATAGAGCGTCGACTCGATTGTATACAAAAGATAGCTCACGAACCCAAACTATTGTGGGACGATGATAAATATATCCTTAAACCAGATCAACCATTGCCACCTTACTATTATCGTATGAAGGCTGTTGATGATATCAAAATCCTTG AAAAAGAAATAGCCAGATGCGATGGAAGTGTTCGTCATCCGTACGACAGTTTGAGAGCATTCCTTCTGACTACTCTGGCCTCAACATCTCTTAATGGTTCTGGACAACGATTGATCCATCAATTCTGCGATATGTACGAGCATGCTCGTCATGATCCCAATGACTTCGGCAGTGAAGAATACGAGGCCTACCACAGGCTGCTATTGAAGCTCCTCGACGC TGCAAAACAATTGAAATCCTTTTCAAATAGCCGCAAAACTTCACCCTCCCGTAcaccaaaaaaacaaactaaaatgcATTCCCTCTTAGATCCATCCCGTTTGCGTCCACCTCCGCTCAGCACGGATCCTAATTCAACGGTAGTTGTGGGAGGCAGCGAACTAAGTGGTCAACACTCTAAAGTCAATCTAACATTAGGCCTGCATTCACATCATATTCAAGATCAAGACCAAGAACGAGAGAATGTACGAAATCGCAATAGAAATATTCCACCTAGTAGCGGCAGCGGCGGTGATGAAAACGAAATTTTAAGCGTAAGCGTATCAACCTATCACGATAATAGTTCAAGCGTTGTATGA